The Eubalaena glacialis isolate mEubGla1 chromosome 3, mEubGla1.1.hap2.+ XY, whole genome shotgun sequence nucleotide sequence ATCCTCTAAATAATTAGCTCTGGGTTTCTGCCGAGcactaaaaaataaacacaaacatgttaaaaatatttccaaagccATACTGCTTGTAGTCTTTTAAAAGAGCCCAACTCAAGCAAACTCAAATTTGGCACCAACTGCATTGATTTTAAGGAAATGACTTAACTATGGTATGACTGGAGCACCAAGGGCCAGGCAGGACAGCCCGACTTTAAGTTCAATTTTGATCTACAGAGTTTGAACAAATGGCTCATAATCTAGCTCAGCACTTTTACCTATAAAATACAGCTAAGGCCCTGTCTTATTTATTTCAGATAAAGACATAGTATACCTGAAAAGTCTATGACTTCCTGAAGTTAAAAAAAGGGGAGGGTGGCATTGAAACAATAGGGTTTTAAAGACATAGAGGGGGTTGGGGAGGCACAGGTGCTGCTTTGGAGCTGACATGGTACCGGAACGCCCCTTGCTGGAACTCTACTAGTAAAGTATGATTATAGGAGATATTGAACACATATCTGCACTcctgtgttcactgcagtattattcacaatagtcaagatataaaaacaacctaaatgtccatcaatgaacaaatggataaagaaaatggtacatatgtacagtggaatattattcaggcttaaaaaagaagcatattcttccatttgcaacaacatgaatgaacctgaaggatattatgctaagtgaaataggccagACTCAGAAagactgcatgatctcacttatatgtggaatctaaaatagtcaaactgcTCTTTGGTCTCGGCGGCAGAAGCGAGATGACGAAGGGAACGTCATCATTTGGAAAGCGTCGGAATAAGACGCACATGTTGTGCTGCCGCCGTGGCTCTACGGCCTACCACGTTCAGAAGTCAACCTGTGGCAAATGTGGCTACCCTGCCAAGCGGAAGAGAAAGTATAACTGGAGTACTAAAGCTAAAAGACGAAGTACCACCCGGACTGGTCGAATGAGGCACCTAAAAATTGTATACCGCAGATTCAGGCATGGGTTCCGTGAAGGAAAAACACCTAACTCCAAGAGGGCAGCTGTTGCAGCAACCAGTTCATCTTAAGGACTTCAATGACTAGTCGCGCAATAAATGTTctggttttaaataaaaaaataaaataaaataaaataaaaaagccaaatTGATAGAAGTGGAGGATACAATGTTGGTTGCCAGGGAATGGGTGGAGAGGAAAAAGAGGCAATGTTGTTCAAAGGGCACACAGTTTCAACTatgcaagatgagtaagttctagagatctagtgtacaacatggtgactacagttaacaaaactgtactgtatatttgaaatatgttaagaggatagatcttAACTTAAGTTTTTAtgccacaaaagaaagaaaagaaaaaaaaaggaaaaaaagaaaatggtaattatggATATATTAACTAGTTTGTGGtgatttcccaatgtatatgtatcaaaacatcaagttgtataccttaaaaatatacattatgaAGTCAATTGTAACTCAAtaatgctgttaaaaaaaaagagagccacCTGAGTTTCAACTCTGATTCTGCTTCTTTTTAATTCTCTATGATTtttagcaagttacttaacctctctctaaACCTAAACGGTTGTTttcaagattaaatgaaataatgtacagAATACACTAAGTATGGAATCTGGTACTAGGAAAGCACTAAACAAATAGAACTACAGTTTCTACTACCTCCCCCCTTAGATTGCTCTAGATCTGTGCACTGGCCAAGat carries:
- the LOC133088350 gene encoding large ribosomal subunit protein eL37-like, with amino-acid sequence MTKGTSSFGKRRNKTHMLCCRRGSTAYHVQKSTCGKCGYPAKRKRKYNWSTKAKRRSTTRTGRMRHLKIVYRRFRHGFREGKTPNSKRAAVAATSSS